From the genome of bacterium (Candidatus Blackallbacteria) CG13_big_fil_rev_8_21_14_2_50_49_14:
CTACCTGGCCTCGCTGGCGGATAAAATCGTCATGCATCCTTTGGGCAGCTTGCAAATGAAGGGCTTTTCTTATGTCATGCCCCATTATAAAGATCTGCTTGAGCAGGTGGGCGTCAATATCGAGTTTATCAAAGTCGGTGCGTATAAAACCGGTCTTGAATCTTATACCCGCAGCGAGTCCTCTGCCGCCACACTCGAACAATACGGTTCGATCCAAAAAGACGATTTTGATCGCTACCTAGCCAATTTACAAGCCACCCGCCATTTGGATCCAGCTGTGATCGACAAGATTTTTAAAAAATCACTCTTCAATGCCAGTGAAGCCAAGGAAACGGGCTTAATTGATGCGATTGCCTATCAGGATGAAATCCCTGAAATAGCGGCCAATTTGATCCATCAACCCAGCAGTCAGTTTGAAGATATCAGCCGGACCCGCTTTGAAAAAAACGCCTGGGAACCCAGTGATAAAATAGCTGTCGTCTATATCTCTGGCAATATTGTGGAAGGCAACAGTGGACGTGGACTGGTCTTTGGAGAAGAATATGTCGGTTCAAATACCATTGTCGAACAAATTCTGGCTCTGCCCCGAGATCCCCAAGTCAAGGCCCTGGTGGTACGCATCAACAGCCCAGGGGGCTCAGCCCTGGCCTCAGATGAAATTTACAGGGCCATGAAACTCTATAAAAAACTGACCGGCAATCCCGTGATCGTCTCAATGGCAGATGTGGCAGCTTCTGGTGGGTATTGGATTGCCCTGGCGGGGGATCAAATCCTTGCCAATGAAAGCACCATGACGGGAAGTATCGGCATTTATGCTGGAAAAACCAATCTCCACGGCCTGTTCAATCTGCTGGGCGTCAAGCATTCAATTATCAAAACGAATGAGAAAGCCGATGCTGAAGGTGAACACCGCGCCTATAGCGATGATGAACGCCAAATGATTCAAAACAATCTGAGAGAATACTACCGTGTTTTCCTGGAGCGGGTCTCTGAAAATCGCAAACTCGATTTCTCGGTAGTCGAACAGGTCGCCCAAGGTCGGGTCTATACGGGCAAACAGGCCTTGAATATTCACCTAGTCGACAAAATTGGAGGCCTTTCTGAAGCAATTGCCCTGGCCCGCAGCCAGGCAAAAATTCGTACCCAGGGCATACAAATTGAGCATTTGCCTGAAATGGGCAATTTCCTTGCCCAAGCGACCTTGCCTTTAGAGCAGAAAGCCCTCTTGCCTGAAATTCGAGCCTCGGTTGAGCGTTTGTTTCCCTCATCTACGCACGTTCTCGCGATGTTGGAGCCTGAATTTTTCTTAAAATTTTAAGAAATTCAGCTTTCAAGAATCAAGTCACCTATTTTTTTTTATTGGATATAAAACAAGTAAAATCTTTTGGATTCTATACTTGTTTTATATCTTTATTTCTGAAAGTGAATAGATAATGAGGCTTCAATCATTTTTCCTTCTTTCCCTTTCCGCTTTTTTTCTCACAGCATGTATGCAACGCAACGATGCTCTCACCCAAGCCGTTCCTCAAGGCGGCGCGAAATTTCAAACGTCTTCTGAAGCTTGTCCCAGTATGTGTACCGCACGCGGTCTCAATTATCAAAAATTTATTGGGACTTCCATCGGAGATTGTTTTTGTGAACCCCATTAAGCCAGTTTGTCCCGAATCGCTTTGACGATTCGCTGGGATGCTCCTTTTGGCCCGTATCTTTCAGCCTGAACAGTTTGGGCAGCCCTTCGATAGGCGGGTTCTGTCAAAAGGCGGTTCAAAAACCAGGCCACGATCTCAGCATGCGGATCTGTTAGCAAGGTGAGCGCAGGCCCCAAAAGGCGGGTCTGCGCCTCTGCAAATTTTGGCGTGTATTGTAGCCCCTCTCGCCCCCAAGTCAAAATTGGAATGCCTAAGCCTGCGGCCTGCTCATGGGCCGTTCCTGCAAAACCAATCAAGGCTTCAGCCTGGTTTAAGATCGCTCCCCAATAATCTGAAGTATAGAGATAGAGGCGCATTTCCCCTTTTTGATAGCGATCTGTTTTTTCAAGCTCTTGTTGTTGCCAACCGCTTTGCAGCAAAACGGTCTGGATTTCATAGTTTGGAATACCGGGTGCCAGGCTGAGCAAGAAGTCATAGGGCCTCTCCCTGCAAGCTTCCAAATGGTGCACTAAATCGTTAAAATTCGCCACAGCATCCTGCCGACTGCCTGGAGCCAAAGCGATTCTGTTTCGCCCGGGTTGTGGGTGATAATTCCAGTTTTTCAGAGGTTCACAGCGATCCAAGATCGGGTTCCCCAATGCTTCTACCCGCAAGCCTCTTATTTTCAGACCGGCTGCGGTGAGCGCGTCGCGTGGATAGATTCCCAAACTTGCCTGACGCAGCATTTGGCATTGCAGGACATCATAGGTATTTTTTCGACCCTGGGTATAATAATCACTCAAGGCACAGCCCACAAAGGCAAAGGGCAGTTTGCGCTGCCAGGCATAGGTGACGACGACGATATCTCCCACTGCAAGCACCCCATCCAAGGGGGTTTGATTGAGCACCTGACGTGCTTTCAAGAGATGCCCCCCCAAACCGGCCTGAAAATCCTTGAAAAGCTTCAATGGATTTAAATAGGCAAAACCAGCGGAAGGCGGCGAAAACTTGACAGGCAGGCATTCAATCCCCGCCTGCTTGTAAAAATGACCTTCTCCTACCAAGGGCAAAGCCAAAAGGGTATCTTGTGGGGCTTGTGCTTTCCAGGCCTGGGCCAGACTGACGCCAAGTAAATCTTCGCCCATGCCATTGCTGAGCAGGAGCATGCGTCGCTTCATAGGCTACCTGGAAAAAAGTCTTTGACCAGATCCAGATAAGCTGTGCTGTGCACCTTCCCCTCACGAATGCTTAAAGTCTGCTCACGGGGCCATGAAGGCATTTTTTGCCAGGACATGAGGATACGTATCGGTTTTTTTCCTGCCTGCCCACTGACCCGACAGAGGGCGTTTAAATAGAATCCCTGCGCTTGGGCTGCCTGCCTCACCGTGGTTTCTGTCTCTGCTGGCAGGATCAGAGCCAATTGCCCCTGGGGAGTCAACCCGTCTTTCGCAAAGGCGAGAATATCCTTCCAACTCAAATCCAGGCTGGAGCGTCCACGGGCCCGGGCTGGCTCTGGAGAAAGCGTATAGGGTTCAAAATAGGGGGGATTGCTCAGTATCAGATCAAAGGCCCGTTCTGGACGGTAGTCTTGTAATTTGAGCTGCCTGAGCTGAAGTCGCTCTTCCCAAGCTGAAGCTTTAAAATTTTCCTGGGCCTGTTCAGCCGCTTGGGGTTCTGGTTCCAGCGCTTCAATTTGGGCCTGGGGATATTTTTGAGCCTGCATCAGGGCCAAAATCCCTGTCCCCGTGCCAATATCTAAAATGTGTTGGGGCTGCTCAGATTCAACCCAAGAACCCAGCAGCAGAGCGTCTGTCCCCATCGGGATGGGACTGTTCTGCTGCCGAATCCAAAACTGCTTGAGGCGAAAATCAGTGGGCATGCCTGAGTTTAAAGTCTTCCGTAAAGCCAATCAATTGATGCAGAATTCCCGGCTCCATGGCCGAATGGCCTGCATCGGGAACAATCTCAAGCTGGGCTTCTGGCCAGGCCCTGTGCAAATCCCAGGCAGAGCGTACCGGGCAGACCACATCATAGCGTCCATGCACAATATAGCCCGGAATCTGGCGAATTTTATCGACATTTTCCAAAAGATAATTTTTGCTTGGGAAAAAGGAATCATGGATAAAATAATGGCATTCAATTCGCGCGAAAGCCAAGGCAAACTCAGCTTCATCAAAGGCTTCGACCAGGTTTAGATCGGGAATTAATTTAGAAGTCGCGGCTTCCCAGGTACTCCAGACCCGTGCAGCCTGCAACCGTACCTCTGGATCTTCTGAAGTCAGGCGGGCATAATAGGCTTTGACCATGTCATGGCGTTCATTTTCAGGGATCACGGCCAGGTATTTTTCCCAGACATCGGGATAAAGCCAAGAGGCCCCTTCCTGATAAAGCCATTGAATTTCTTCGGGCCGACAGAGAAAGATTCCCCGCAAAATCAAACCACTGGCCCGATCAGGATGGGTAATCGCATAGCTGAGCGCCAGGGTACTGCCCCAGCTGCCCCCAAAGACCAGCCATTTTTCAATGCCCAGTTCCTGGCGCAATTTTTCAATATCTGCCACCAAATCCCAGGTGGTATTCTCTCTTAAATCGGCATGGGGCAAGCTTTTGCCTGCTCCGCGCTGATCAAAGAGAATGATGCGGTAAAATTCAGGGTCAAAAAAGCGGCGGTATTTTTCATTCACCCCGCCCCCAGGCCCGCCATGCAGGAACACGACAGGATAGCCTTCTGGATTGCCACAGGCTTCGTAATACAAACTGTGAGGGTCGGAAACCTTGATAAATCCGGTATGGTAGGGTTCAATTTCAGGAAATAGAATGTTTTTCTGATCTGCTTGTAGAGGTTGCATAGCCGCTCCTGACGATGTTTTTCTGCTTCTCCAGACAGAGAACACTGGCAGTATACAAGCTATTCGCTAATACTGCCGACCCAAACGCATTTTAGAACAAACAACCTATCATTGAGTTGCCAGAGGCATCCTATTTCTTTGCAGGTTCTTGATGGTGCAGGTATTCCTTTCCGGCCTCAATCAGGAGGGCTGTAGTATTGAGCACCCAGTCCTTTTCAGTCTTGGGCCAGTTCTCCCAGCCTTCCGGAAACTGGTGATCGCGAAACATCAGGGTCACATCAGCCAGTGAGACGGCAGGTTCTCCGTCAATCTCCTTCGTATTCGGGCTGTTGGCGAGAAAGGCCATCAGTAGCCCAAATTCACCTGTAGAGCCAATCAAGTTATTTTCCCCGAGGGTCTTGGTAAGCGCTTCAAGCACTTCCCGATCCGCCGCATCATCCTGGCGATGTGCAATCTTCTGCAGTATCGCTGGCCCAGTCTTAGCAACGAAATTACCCAGGTCAGCCAAGAGCAGCCCGGCAGCCTTTCCGCTGAAGACCTTCGAATCTGGGTCACGGAGAAGATTTTCTGCAATGAAATGGGCGATGTCGGAGCGCTTCAGGTAGCCATCCTTGGCCCGCATCGCCAGGCGGTCAAATTCAGAGGGGCTAAATCTCCCGGTATTCAGACGCGAGGGATCCCCCTGTAGAATGCCACTGTGACCAGGGTGCGAGCCCTGAGAGCCAGGAAAATCAAGGCTGAACAAGCTCGGCGGTAGCGGTGAATCCAGCGCGCCCGATTTGCTCAGCATCTTCGAATGGTTGCCTTTAGCGAAAAGCTCAAGCAAATTTCCCAGGTTGCCGCCGCCGCTGTTACCAAGGGCCACGACATCAGAGATGTCGGCAAGCGGCTGCTCTTCAGTATTGCGAACGGGCAGCGCACCTCCTGAGACCGCAGAACCTATAAATGGACAGGTTGCTTTCTTGGTAGCGATCGACTCTAACTGCTCGCTGCTTAAAGAGAGGACCTGCGTAAGCACATCTTCCGTTGCAAGCAAGCCTTCTCCCAAGGCCGGATGTGCTTTGTCATCCAGATCCTGAATGGTAGCAGGAGCCTCAAGTCCAGCAATTTTCAAGCTGGACTTGGGCACAGACCCCTGCTTTAAGGCATTGAGATCCAGTGATTTCCCGTCAAGGACATAGCCTTCACCTTTGGCTGAAACTAAAATTCGGTCTTTGCCATCGTTCGGCTTTGGAGCCTGACGATGGTCTTCGGGGGTAGCTTTGCGAACATTTCCATCTAAGGGTTCTTCGTTATTAAAGCGAAAGGAAGGGATTGAGGGCATAAGAAACTCCTATTTACAAATGCACAAACTGCATTAAATTTTAATCATATTTTATCTCGAAATATCTAAATTTTTGAAACAAAACTTGTGCACTTTTTTATAGCGTATTTTTTGTAGCTTAGGGCAGGCCCCCTGTAAAGCCTGGAGCACCTGTCTAAAATTACCACTTTACATCAAAGTGATTTCTCTGATAGCAATGAGGATAATTTTTGAGTATGTCCAAGCTCTGAAAAGAGTCTCAAAGAACGGGTTTAATCCCCATATCGCTCTGTTCTAAGTCTCGAAAGCATTCTCAGACGCTGTGATTTGTTCTGCAATAGCTTGAATTTTTTCAATAGAGACATAGTGTTGACGATTTTTATGCCAGCTCAAAATTCCCTGATAAAACACCTTATTACAACGTTGAAGAATTTGCATTTCATGATCTGCAACCCTATCTGCTACGGCTGCTTCGTG
Proteins encoded in this window:
- the sppA gene encoding signal peptide peptidase SppA — protein: MKKLLSSLLFACSLSLGSAALAEESTRLYLPQSVPLPAVALVDDSSALGLNPGGAGAKDLFELYLSKSLNPNNAGQFSVFAGIPNMSFGYQQFQAGILGDLRRFSMGVSYPLQDYLSLGLSYHLTQEIASANSNIHSFDLGLQFRPVSFLSLGLSARNLNNPRVQDREIKRSYVAGVGVRPFGKRLTLTADAQWDEGDDVKQMTGLFGLESEPIDGILLRGSIDLKGQFMLGLGFQFDHFNLGYYHSFNGTPNQDSLHLKVTNTTFHNAIQQMGNHFAYINLHQGLILDSGEPTGNFLRKNQPLSYWRFLEQLKEVETLSRYKGVVIDLSSLRAGLGTIEEIHEALRRVRSAGKQIIVYLREGGMAEHYLASLADKIVMHPLGSLQMKGFSYVMPHYKDLLEQVGVNIEFIKVGAYKTGLESYTRSESSAATLEQYGSIQKDDFDRYLANLQATRHLDPAVIDKIFKKSLFNASEAKETGLIDAIAYQDEIPEIAANLIHQPSSQFEDISRTRFEKNAWEPSDKIAVVYISGNIVEGNSGRGLVFGEEYVGSNTIVEQILALPRDPQVKALVVRINSPGGSALASDEIYRAMKLYKKLTGNPVIVSMADVAASGGYWIALAGDQILANESTMTGSIGIYAGKTNLHGLFNLLGVKHSIIKTNEKADAEGEHRAYSDDERQMIQNNLREYYRVFLERVSENRKLDFSVVEQVAQGRVYTGKQALNIHLVDKIGGLSEAIALARSQAKIRTQGIQIEHLPEMGNFLAQATLPLEQKALLPEIRASVERLFPSSTHVLAMLEPEFFLKF
- a CDS encoding DNA-binding protein — encoded protein: MPTDFRLKQFWIRQQNSPIPMGTDALLLGSWVESEQPQHILDIGTGTGILALMQAQKYPQAQIEALEPEPQAAEQAQENFKASAWEERLQLRQLKLQDYRPERAFDLILSNPPYFEPYTLSPEPARARGRSSLDLSWKDILAFAKDGLTPQGQLALILPAETETTVRQAAQAQGFYLNALCRVSGQAGKKPIRILMSWQKMPSWPREQTLSIREGKVHSTAYLDLVKDFFPGSL
- the pip gene encoding prolyl aminopeptidase, which codes for MQPLQADQKNILFPEIEPYHTGFIKVSDPHSLYYEACGNPEGYPVVFLHGGPGGGVNEKYRRFFDPEFYRIILFDQRGAGKSLPHADLRENTTWDLVADIEKLRQELGIEKWLVFGGSWGSTLALSYAITHPDRASGLILRGIFLCRPEEIQWLYQEGASWLYPDVWEKYLAVIPENERHDMVKAYYARLTSEDPEVRLQAARVWSTWEAATSKLIPDLNLVEAFDEAEFALAFARIECHYFIHDSFFPSKNYLLENVDKIRQIPGYIVHGRYDVVCPVRSAWDLHRAWPEAQLEIVPDAGHSAMEPGILHQLIGFTEDFKLRHAH